From the genome of Syngnathus acus chromosome 24, fSynAcu1.2, whole genome shotgun sequence, one region includes:
- the ift172 gene encoding intraflagellar transport protein 172 homolog → MQLKHLKTLLTPQEASAKVTCMAWAPNNSKLAVCTVDRVVLLYDEQGERRDKFSTKPIDSKYGKQSYVVNDMAFSPDSTRIAIGQSDNIIYVYRIGEDWGDKKTICNKFIQTSSVTCLLWPAEHAIVYGLMDGKVRLANVQTNKSSPIYGTESCVVSLASNVTGKGILCGHANGNVVRYFFDDEGSGESQGKLLAHTCPPYALAWGANSVVVGGCDKKVVAYSRDGHILQTFDYSRDRSEREFTVAASSPSGQSVVLGSFDRLRVFNWAPRRGVWDEAKPKEILNLYTITSLAWKRDGSRLCAGTLCGGVEIFDCCLRRSIYKNKFEVTYVGLSQVIVRNLSTSSQVVLKSYYGYEIEEVKIMGKDRCLVAHTSDTLLLGDMLANKLSEVPWPGGGGNEKFFFENESVCMIFNAGELSLVEYGDNQVLCSVRTEFMNPHLISVRINERKHKGVQDNKKLAYLVDLKTIAVVDLVSGSTLGTINHDFKVDWLELNETGCKLLFRDKKLRLHLYNIDNGVKSTLLSFCSYVQWVPSSDVVVAQNRGNLCIWYSIDSPESITMFPIKGDVKDLERADGKTDVLVTEGVNTVTYTLDESLIEFGTAVNDGDYGAVTAFLETLEMSPETEAMWKTLRNLALEARQVHIAERCFAALGDVSTLRYLHQTNQIAEKVSKEMGGDGMMFYQVQVRMAMLDKNIELAEMHYVEQNAIDEAIEMYQELHMWDKCIAVAEAKGHPELDTLRGNYFQWLTDTAQHEKAGEVKEGEGDYQGAINLYLKAGLPAKAARLAMSRPNITNNSDTVSRITASLVKAEYYEQAGDLYEKTLNHQRALECYCKGAAFSKAVELARHSFPAQVVKLEEAWGDHLIQQKQMDAAITHFIEAGCSIKAVEAAIAARQWKKAVHILELNEDPAAAVYCLKIAQHYASMQEMEVAEQLFIKAGHIKDAIDMYTAAGSWEKAHKLALKCMSKEEVTELYVKRAQEMERDSKLKEAERLFSTVDQTDLAITMYKKKQMFDDVVRLVAKHHPDLLTETHLHLAKELEAEAKFPEAEHHLMEAKDWKSAVNMYRLHDMWEDAYRIAKSHGGLNAQKQVGYLWARSLGGEAAVKLLIKFGLLEYSIESASNSFLFDFAFELARLSSKDKLPEIHLKHAMYLEDERKFAEAEVEFIKAGKPKEAVHMYAHNKDWADAQRVAESHDPESIPEVLVGHAKFCFEQKDYQKAEALLLRAERSDLAIKFYKEADMWSEAMRICKEYLPNKLSFLQEEYEKEATKKGMRGVQGLLEQAREWEQSGEYSRAVECYLKVKDDPNGALMEKCWIKAAELSIKFLGEERAVKVVQVVGPRLAQLRKYNTAAEQYLHVGLSKDAIDVLMEGEEWNKAKRVAKELEPRYESYVDQKYKEHLKNQGKVDSLVGVDVMAALDMYAERGQWDKCLDTASKQNFKILHKYVALYATHLIKDGFALKALQLYVQHGAPPNPQNFNIYKRLFLDMLHLPEAPDSYRTWADLRNVLLQLCENLSKSAGENSPAHEDFEQMLLISHYYATRAAVAGLEELTNISAKLSVSLLRHTDLVPADRAFYESGQACRAAGWENMAFIFLNHFLDVCDAIADGSLDSLDHSDFADTDIPFEVPLPTKPCVSDTQREEIRNWVLTVAVYGRLEQVLPRDERNSYEASLVDANSGLRSLPCVLTGYPVLRNKMEFSSAGKAANKEDWNKFLMTTKTSHSPECQDVLKFISQWCGGLPAAGYSFH, encoded by the exons ATGCAGTTGAAGCATCTAAAGACGCTTTTAACACCCCAG GAGGCTTCGGCCAAAGTGACTTGCATGGCCTGGGCCCCTAATAACAGCAAATTAGCTGTTTGCACCGTGGACCGAGTGGTGCTGCTCTATGACGAGCAGGGCGAGAGGAGGGATAAATTCTCTACTAAGCCCATCGACTCCAAG TATGGCAAGCAGAGCTATGTGGTCAACGACATGGCGTTCTCACCCGACTCCACTAGAATCGCCATTGGCCAGTCGGACAACATCATTTACGTGTATCGGATCGGAGAGGACTG GGGGGACAAGAAAACCATTTGTAACAAATTTATTCAGACA AGTTCTGTGACCTGTCTGCTTTGGCCTGCAGAGCATGCTATCGTTTATGGTTTAATGGATGGAAAG GTTCGTCTAGCCAATGTTCAGACAAATAAGTCGTCGCCCATCTACGGCACAGAGTCCTGTGTTGTCTCGTTGGCATCCAA cgTTACTGGGAAGGGCATCTTGTGCGGCCACGCGAACGGGAACGTTGTTCGCTATTTCTTCGATGACGAAGGCTCGGGTGAATCTCAG GGGAAGCTTTTGGCGCACACGTGCCCGCCGTACGCTCTGGCCTGGGGCGCCAACAGTGTGGTGGTGGGCGGCTGCGACAAGAAGGTGGTGGCCTACAGCCGCGATGGCCACATCCTGCAGACCTTTGACTACAGCCGCGACCGCAGCGAGAGGGAGTTCACGGTCGCCGCCAGCAGCCCCAGCGGCCAGTCGGTGGTACTGGGCAGCTTTGACAG GCTGCGGGTTTTCAACTGGGCACCTCGGAGAGGCGTGTGGGACGAGGCCAAGCCCAAAGAGATCCTCAACCTCTACACCATCACCAGCTTGGCCTGGAAGCGGGATGGATCTCGGCTTTGCGCT ggGACGCTGTGTGGGGGTGTGGAGATCTTTGACTGCTGCCTGAGGAGGAGCATCTACAAGAACAAGTTTGAAGTCACCTATGTGGGGCTGAGCCAG gtgataGTGAGGAACCTCTCGACGAGCTCGCAGGTGGTCCTCAAGTCGTACTATGGCTACGAGATAGAGGAGGTGAAGATTATGGGTAAGGACCGCTGCCTGGTGGCCCACACGTCCGACACCCTCCTCTTGGGCGACATGCTGGCCAACAAGCTCAGCGAG GTGCCATGGCCTGGCGGCGGTGGAAACGAGAAGTTCTTTTTTGAAAACGAGTCA GTGTGCATGATTTTCAATGCCGGGGAGCTGAGCCTGGTGGAGTACGGTGACAACCAGGTGCTGTGCTCCGTCAGAACTGAATTTATGAACCCTCACCTCATCAG TGTGCGCATCAACGAGAGGAAGCACAAAGGGGTCCAAGACAACAAAAAGCTCGCGTACTTGGTCGACCTAAAGACGATCGCTGTCG TGGACCTGGTGTCCGGCTCCACCCTGGGAACCATCAACCACGACTTCAAGGTGGACTGGCTGGAGCTGAACGAGACGGGCTGCAAGCTGCTCTTCCGTGACAAGAAGCTGCGG CTTCATCTATACAACATCGACAACGGCGTCAAAAGCACGCTGCTCAGCTTCTGCTCGTACGTCCAGTGGGTGCCCAGCAGTGACGTGGTGGTGGCCCAGAACCGCGGAAATCTTTGCATTTGGTACAGCATCGACAGCCCCGAGAGCATCACCATGTTCCCCATCAAG GGCGACGTCAAAGATCTGGAAAGAGCAGACGGCAAGACGGACGTGCTGGTGACTGAAGGTGTCAACACGGTGACGTACACGCTGGACGAGAGCCTCATCGAGTTTGGGACGGCGGTCAACGACGGCGACTACGGAGC TGTCACCGCCTTCCTGGAGACTCTGGAGATGTCACCAGAGACCGAGGCCATGTGGAAAACACTCCGTAATCTGGCTCTCGAAGCCCGTCAAGTGCACATTGCAGAAAG GTGTTTTGCTGCCTTGGGCGACGTCTCCACTCTTCGCTACCTACACCAAACAAACCAGATAGCTGAGAAGGTTTCAAAGGAAATG GGCGGCGATGGAATGATGTTCTATCAAGTGCAGGTGCGCATGGCCATGCTGGACAAGAACATCGAGTTGGCCGAGATGCACTACGTGGAGCAG AACGCCATCGATGAAGCCATAGAGATGTACCAGGAGCTCCACATGTGGGACAAATGCATCGCGGTGGCCGAGGCCAAG GGCCACCCGGAGCTGGACACTCTGCGTGGGAACTACTTCCAGTGGCTGACCGACACGGCCCAGCACGAGAAAGCTGGCGAGGTGAAGGAGGGCGAGGGAGACTACCAGGGCGCCATCAACTTGTACCTGAAGGCGGGGCTCCCGGCGAAAGCAGCCCGCCTGGCCATGAGCCGGCCCAACATCACCAACAACAGTGACACCGTCAGCCGTATCACTGCCAGCCTCGTCAAGGCCGAGTACTACGAGCAA gctgGTGACCTTTATGAGAAGACGCTCAACCACCAGAGAGCTTTGGAGTGCTATTGCAAAGGAGCCGCTTTCAGTAAAg CCGTGGAGCTGGCTCGCCACTCCTTTCCCGCCCAGGTAGTGAAACTAGAGGAGGCCTGGGGCGACCACCTAATCCAACAGAAACAGATGGACGCCGCCATCACGCACTTCATCGAGGCCGG cTGCTCCATCAAGGCAGTGGAAGCGGCCATCGCCGCTCGCCAGTGGAAGAAAGCTGTCCACATCCTGGAGCTCAACGAGGACCCGGCGGCCGCCGTCTACTGCCTCAAGATAGCTCAGCATTACGCCTCCATGCAAGAGATGGAG GTGGCGGAGCAGCTGTTCATCAAAGCGGGCCACATTAAGGACGCCATTGACATGTACACGGCTGCGGGGAGCTGGGAGAAAGCTCACAAG TTGGCACTGAAGTGCATGAGCAAGGAGGAGGTCACCGAGCTTTACGTGAAGAGAGCTCAGGAGATGGAGCGTGACAGCAAGTTAAAGGAGGCCGAGAG GTTGTTTTCCACAGTCGACCAGACAGACTTGGCCATCACCATGTACAAGAAGAAGCAGATGTTCGACGACGTGGTCCGCCTGGTGGCCAAACATCACCCTGACCTGCTGACCGAGACACACCTCCACCTGGCTAAG GAGTTGGAAGCCGAGGCCAAGTTCCCGGAGGCGGAACATCACCTGATGGAGGCCAAAGACTGGAAGTCTGCCGTCAACATGTACCGACTTCATGACATGTGGGAGGATGCATATAGG ATTGCCAAGAGCCACGGCGGCCTGAATGCTCAGAAGCAGGTGGGCTACCTGTGGGCCAGGAGTCTGGGCGGGGAGGCTGCGGTCAAGCTGCTCATCAAGTTTGGCCTGCTGGAGTACAGCATCGAGTCGGCGTCAAACAGCTT TTTATTCGACTTTGCCTTCGAATTAGCTCGTCTTTCCAGCAAGGATAAGCTACCCGAGATCCACCTGAAGCACGCCATGTACCTGGAAGATGAG CGCAAGTTTGCAGAGGCCGAGGTGGAGTTCATTAAAGCGGGAAAACCCAAAGAAGCTGTGCACAT GTATGCGCACAACAAAGACTGGGCCGACGCGCAGCGAGTAGCCGAGAGCCACGACCCGGAGAGCATCCCGGAAGTTCTGGTGGGACACGCCAAGTTCTGTTTTGAACAGAAAGACTACCAGAAGGCTGAAGCCCTCCTGCTCCGAGCAGAGAGATCCGACCTGGCTATCAAGTTCTACAAG GAAGCCGACATGTGGAGCGAGGCCATGCGCATCTGTAAGGAATACCTGCCCAACAAGCTCTCTTTTCTTCAGGAGGAATATGAGAAGGAAGCCACCAAGAAGGGAATGAG AGGCGTTCAGGGTCTGCTGGAACAGGCTCGGGAGTGGGAGCAATCGGGCGAGTATTCCCGGGCGGTGGAGTGTTACCTGAAAGTGAAGGACGACCCCAACGGCGCCCTGATGGAGAAGTGCTGGATCAAG GCCGCCGAGCTATCAATCAAGTTCCTGGGTGAGGAGCGAGCCGTGAAGGTGGTTCAGGTGGTGGGACCTCGCCTGGCCCAGCTCAGGAAGTACAACACT GCTGCCGAGCAATACTTACACGTGGGCCTGAGCAAGGACGCCATCGATGTCCTGATGGAGGGCGAGGAGTGGAACAAAGCCAAGAGGGTGGCCAAGGAGCTGGAGCCCAG GTATGAGAGCTACGTCGACCAAAAATACAAGGAACACCTGAAGAACCAAGGCAAAGTCGACTCT ctGGTGGGCGTGGACGTCATGGCTGCTCTGGACATGTACGCCGAGAGGGGACAGTGGGACAAATGTTTGGATACGGCGTCCAAGCAG AACTTTAAGATCCTCCACAAGTACGTGGCCTTGTACGCCACGCATCTCATCAAGGACGGCTTTGCTCTCAAGGCGCTGCAGCTCTACGTGCAGCACGGGGCGCCACCTAACCCACag AACTTTAACATCTACAAGCGGCTGTTCCTCGACATGCTCCACCTTCCCGAGGCTCCCGACTCGTACCGCACGTGGGCCGACCTTCGCAACGTTCTGCTGCAGCTG TGTGAGAACTTGTCCAAGTCAGCAGGTGAGAACTCTCCGGCCCATGAGGACTTTGAGCAGATGCTGCTGATCTCGCACTACTACGCCACGAGAGCCGCCGTCGCTGGGTTGGAAGAGCTG acgaaCATCTCAGCCAAGCTGTCCGTGTCTCTGCTGCGTCACACCGACCTGGTCCCTGCGGATCGAGCCTTCTACGAGTCGGGCCAGGCCTGCAGA GCGGCCGGCTGGGAGAACATGGCCTTCATCTTTCTCAACCACTTCTTGGATGTGTGCGAC GCCATCGCCGACGGATCGCTAGACTCTTTGGATCACTCGGATTTCGCCGACACGGACATCCCGTTCGAAGTTCCGCTTCCTACCAAACCTTGTGTTTCT GACACCCAGCGGGAGGAGATCCGCAACTGGGTCCTGACAGTGGCCGTGTACGGTCGCCTGGAGCAGGTCCTGCCGCGAGACGAGAGGAACTCATACGAGGCGTCGCTGGTGGACGCTAACAGCGGGCTTCGCTCGCTGCCTTGTGTTCTTACcg GCTATCCCGTTCtaagaaacaaaatggagttCTCGTCGGCGGGAAAAGCTGCCAACAAAGAAGACTGGAATAAATTCCTTATGACCACCAAG accagTCACAGTCCAGAATGTCAAGACGTCCTCAAGTTCATCAGCCAATGGTGCGGCGGCCTCCCAGCGGCCGGTTACTCCTTCCACTGA
- the msra gene encoding mitochondrial peptide methionine sulfoxide reductase translates to MMISSYNASRSLFWRQFVNSRMGDMSSKIHMPSPDKALPGRTEAIKVAAKHDVNGNTTTPPFPEDTQMVVFGMGCFWGAERKFWSQKGVYSTQVGYAGGYTPNPTYNEVCSGMTGHTEVVRVVFCPNQIPFSNLLKVFWESHNPTQGMRQGNDVGTSYRSAIYTCSQQQLEEALASRDQYQKVLTEEGFGSITTEVAEGKPFYSAEDYHQQYLHKNPGGYCGLGGTGVSCPIGIKAKV, encoded by the exons ATGATGATCTCCTCCTACAACGCCTCCAGAAGTCTTTTTTGGCGACAGTTTGTCAACAGTCGGATGGGAGACATGAGCTCCAAGATTCACATGCCAAGCCCGGATAAAGCGCTACCCGGCCGGACTGAAGCCATCAAAGTAGCGG CCAAACATGATGTGAACGGCAACACAACCACGCCACCGTTCCCAGAAGATACGCAGAtggttgtttttg GGATGGGCTGCTTCTGGGGCGCAGAGAGGAAGTTTTGGAGTCAGAAAGGCGTTTATTCCACTCAGGTGGGCTATGCCGGGGGATACACGCCTAACCCCACCTACAACGAAGTGTGCTCag GCATGACAGGCCACACCGAGGTGGTCCGAGTGGTCTTTTGTCCAAACCAGATTCCCTTCTCTAATCTGCTCAAGGTCTTCTGGGAAAGCCATAACCCAACGCAAG gTATGCGTCAGGGCAACGACGTGGGTACGTCGTACCGATCGGCAATCTACACTTGCTCCCAGCAGCAACTAGAGGAGGCACTCGCGTCCCGAGATCAATATCAGAAG GTTCTGACGGAAGAAGGTTTCGGAAGCATCACAACAGAGGTTGCGGAAGGAAAGCCATTTTACTCTGCCGAGGATTACCACCAGCAATACCTTCACAAGAACCCAGGCGGCTACTGCGGGCTGGGCGGGACTGGAGTCTCCTGTCCAATAGGAATCAAGGCAAAGGTCTAA
- the LOC119118312 gene encoding 12-(S)-hydroxy-5,8,10,14-eicosatetraenoic acid receptor-like: protein MGTNSSAVDNKLDHCNVTNPATYNVLSGIIVGQFALGLPLNLSVLYIFLFRFKFWKNKSVFLFNIVVADFLLVACLPGESYSYQLGQRRSTNPGLCRTMLFMLFLNRGASIAFLVTLTLDRYFNVVHLGRRNFVKVLKKSPEISVVIWLLLLPLTIPIMVRSFECCNSHGRVVETIYHDITDTSREVVFFSQILIPFIILLYCTVRTVHRLRRKTVGEKAKLRRAMCVVMSVMVIFSVCFLPCAVARAALLFVRLKGWQETEGVMVQVNDSLMVLSYTDCLLDPLVYCFCHSGFKDAYLNTFCPTFLHKRLCKAKTTTMTTTTTSAGRSLSLPMVENFQV from the exons ATGGGAACCAACTCGTCGGCCGTGGACAACAAGTTGGACCACTGCAACGTGACGAACCCCGCGACGTACAATGTCCTCTCCGGGATCATCGTGGGACAGTTTGCGCTCGGTCTGCCTCTCAACCTCTCCGTCCTCTACATCTTCCTCTTCAG GTTCAAGTTCTGGAAGAACAAGAGCGTGTTTCTGTTCAACATCGTGGTGGCCGACTTTCTGCTGGTGGCCTGCCTTCCCGGCGAGTCCTACAGCTACCAGCTGGGCCAGAGGCGAAGTACCAATCCCGGGCTGTGCAGGACCATGCTCTTCATGCTCTTCCTCAACCGCGGGGCCAGCATCGCCTTCTTAGTCACCCTGACCCTGGACCGTTACTTCAACGTGGTGCACCTCGGACGGAGGAACTTCGTCAAG GTCCTGAAGAAGTCTCCGGAAATCTCGGTGGTGATCTGGCTGCTTCTATTGCCGCTCACCATCCCGATCATGGTCCGGAGCTTCGAGTGCTGCAACAGCCACGGACGAGTCGTGGAGACCATCTACCATGACATCACAGACACCTCCAGAGAG GTTGTGTTCTTCTCGCAAATCCTCATCCCTTTCATCATCTTGCTCTACTGCACGGTGCGCACCGTCCATCGGCTCAGGAGGAAGACGGTGGGAGAAAAGGCCAAATTGAGGCGGGCCATGTGTGTGGTTATGTCGGTGATGGTCATCTTCTCCGTTTGCTTCCTGCCGTGCGCCGTCGCCCGAGCAGCATTGCTATTCGTGCGTCTGAAAGGATGGCAGGAGACCGAGGGTGTGATGGTTCAGGTGAACGACTCGCTCATGGTGCTGTCCTACACCGACTGCCTGCTGGACCCGCTGGTCTACTGCTTCTGCCACTCGGGCTTTAAGGACGCCTACCTGAACACCTTCTGTCCGACTTTCCTGCACAAGAGACTGTGTAAGGCCAAAACCACAACAATGACTACTACGACGACCTCTGCAGGCAGGAGCCTCTCTTTGCCAATGGTTGAGAACTTTCAAGTATGA